One genomic segment of Helianthus annuus cultivar XRQ/B chromosome 14, HanXRQr2.0-SUNRISE, whole genome shotgun sequence includes these proteins:
- the LOC110905139 gene encoding UDP-glycosyltransferase 88B1: protein MTKMISHPLESLATKLSSSLYFQTTCCFSDSYFRYLVKSLACFQQTKMESSTVVMYPSPGIGHLVSMVELGKLIHTHHPSLSVIILILTAPYETGATGKYINTVSATTPAITFHHLPAIALPPDFSSEFIDLAFGLPELYNSVVHNTLVAISQKSTIKAVILDFFSNAAFQVSTNLSLPTYYFFTSGTFGLCAFLYLTTLHKTTSKSIKDLNTLLDFPGVPPIHSSHMPTAIFDRESNSYKNFMKTSNNMAKCSGIIVNSFLELEERAVATLRDGKCITDGPTPPIYFIGPLIASGSQVDPNENECLKWLKTQPSKSVVFLCFGSMGVFEKEQLKEIAVGLERSGQRFLWVVRNPPLESSSGAKEFELDDILPEGFLTRTKDKGLVVKNWAPQPAILGHESVGGFVSHCGWNSSLEAVVSGVPMVAWPLYAEQQMNRVYLVEEIKVALWLRMSADGFVGAEAVEETVRKLMEGEEGRAVREQILEMSGGAKAAVEDGGSSRLDFLKLTRPWTDQ, encoded by the coding sequence ATGACAAAAATGATAAGTCATCCACTTGAATCACTGGCTACAAAATTGTCATCCAGCCTATACTTTCAGACCACATGCTGCTTCAGTGACTCTTATTTCCGTTATCTTGTCAAATCTTTAGCCTGTTTCCAACAAACAAAAATGGAATCCTCAACGGTGGTCATGTATCCTTCTCCGGGAATCGGCCACCTGGTTTCAATGGTGGAGCTTGGAAAGCTCATCCACACTCACCACCCTTCACTCTCAGTCATCATCCTCATACTTACAGCACCATATGAAACCGGCGCCACCGGTAAGTACATCAACACCGTCTCCGCCACCACCCCCGCCATCACGTTCCACCACCTCCCCGCCATCGCTCTTCCACCAGACTTCTCTTCTGAATTCATAGACCTTGCTTTCGGGCTCCCCGAGCTTTACAACTCTGTCGTCCACAACACACTCGTAGCCATCTCACAAAAATCAACCATTAAAGCAGTCATCCTAGATTTCTTCTCAAACGCAGCTTTTCAAGTCTCTACAAATCTCAGTTTACCAACTTACTACTTCTTCACTAGTGGTACTTTTGGTCTCTGTGCGTTCTTGTATCTTACAACGCTACACAAAACCACTTCTAAAAGCATTAAAGATCTGAATACTTTGTTAGACTTTCCTGGGGTACCTCCCATCCATTCTTCCCATATGCCTACGGCTATATTTGATAGGGAAAGTAACTCGTACAAAAACTTTATGAAAACTTCCAACAATATGGCGAAATGTTCCGGTATCATCGTTAACAGCTTCTTGGAGTTGGAGGAAAGAGCCGTTGCAACTCTGCGGGATGGTAAATGCATCACTGACGGTCCAACTCCGCCTATATATTTTATTGGGCCTTTGATCGCTAGTGGCAGTCAAGTAGATCCTAACGAAAACGAGTGTTTAAAATGGCTGAAAACACAACCTAGTAAAAGTGTTGTGTTTTTATGCTTTGGGAGTATGGGTGTGTTTGAGAAAGAACAGTTGAAGGAAATAGCTGTTGGCTTAGAGAGAAGTGGGCAAAGGTTTTTGTGGGTGGTTCGCAACCCACCCTTAGAGTCGAGTTCAGGTGCTAAGGAGTTTGAGCTTGATGATATTCTTCCTGAAGGGTTTTTAACCAGGACTAAGGACAAGGGTCTGGTAGTGAAGAACTGGGCGCCTCAGCCTGCAATACTTGGTCATGAGTCGGTGGGTGGATTTGTGAGTCATTGTGGGTGGAACTCGTCGCTTGAAGCCGTGGTTTCTGGTGTGCCAATGGTGGCATGGCCGTTATACGCAGAGCAGCAGATGAATAGAGTGTATTTGGTTGAGGAAATAAAGGTGGCACTATGGTTGAGGATGTCGGCGGATGGGTTTGTGGGTGCGGAGGCGGTGGAGGAGACAGTGAGGAAATTAATGGAGGGAGAGGAAGGGAGAGCAGTGAGAGAACAGATTTTGGAGATGAGTGGTGGGGCGAAGGCTGCGGTGGAGGACGGTGGTTCCTCGCGACTTGATTTCTTGAAACTAACGCGACCTTGGACCGACCAGTGA